In one window of Spartinivicinus marinus DNA:
- a CDS encoding sphingomyelin phosphodiesterase — MSLFKHWLLLGLCLSLFSQVCQSKQTQLQVMAYNIMQLGKIAGDWDQSNRLSQLNKAIRQLKSLPDIIVFNEVFTDSAADILHQLADLYPYQTPNVGQDCSGSGWHSLSGDCSTSLLVIRGGVMMVSRHPILEQHALVFTASQFGSWDYQSNKGAAYIKIERNGQYFHVLGTHLQAAHDDSENSHPVRMQQLAELRQWTDGFNISRSEPVIVAGDMNVEFGRSSHVEDMLSSCQCNLAYQPGPVMSYSATTNWHTLANAYHFKFSLEYNDTLDYVMTRADYRQPRQAAMMEVVPLKSNQPWYWSYLRGWWPLAAGKEWHDGYYQDISDHYPVVATFHY, encoded by the coding sequence ATGTCTTTGTTTAAACACTGGCTCTTGCTAGGGCTATGTCTTTCCTTATTTTCTCAAGTTTGTCAGTCCAAACAAACCCAATTGCAAGTGATGGCTTATAACATCATGCAGCTTGGCAAAATTGCAGGGGACTGGGATCAGTCTAATCGATTAAGCCAACTCAATAAGGCCATTCGGCAACTCAAGTCATTGCCGGATATTATTGTGTTTAATGAGGTATTTACTGATAGTGCGGCAGATATTTTACATCAGTTGGCAGACTTATACCCTTATCAAACGCCTAATGTAGGGCAAGATTGCTCCGGTAGCGGATGGCATAGTTTAAGTGGAGATTGCTCCACTAGTTTGCTTGTTATTCGAGGGGGCGTGATGATGGTAAGCCGTCATCCCATTTTGGAGCAACATGCATTGGTTTTTACGGCTAGTCAGTTTGGCTCTTGGGATTATCAATCCAATAAAGGCGCAGCTTATATAAAAATCGAGCGGAATGGTCAATATTTTCATGTGCTGGGAACTCATTTACAAGCGGCTCATGATGATAGTGAAAACTCTCATCCGGTGCGAATGCAACAGCTAGCAGAGCTACGTCAATGGACAGATGGGTTTAACATCAGTCGCTCCGAACCAGTGATAGTGGCAGGTGATATGAATGTTGAGTTTGGTCGTAGTAGCCATGTAGAGGATATGTTAAGCAGCTGCCAGTGCAACTTAGCCTATCAGCCTGGGCCAGTGATGTCTTATTCAGCAACCACTAATTGGCATACCCTAGCTAATGCATATCATTTTAAGTTTTCGCTTGAATATAACGATACTCTGGATTATGTCATGACTCGAGCCGACTATCGGCAACCTCGTCAAGCAGCCATGATGGAAGTAGTGCCATTAAAATCTAACCAACCCTGGTATTGGTCCTATTTGCGTGGCTGGTGGCCTTTAGCTGCAGGCAAGGAGTGGCATGATGGCTACTATCAAGATATTTCAGATCATTACCCTGTAGTTGCCACCTTTCATTATTAG
- the tsaA gene encoding tRNA (N6-threonylcarbamoyladenosine(37)-N6)-methyltransferase TrmO, with translation MDNVTEFTFKPIGIIHSCFTQKFGIPRQPGLVTAATAELELLPPFNRRECFNGLEVFSHLWVSFIFHETLSEGWRPTIRPPRLGGKKRVGVFASRSTHRPNPIGLSVVKLKSISQESDKLSLQLSEIDLLDGTPVIDIKPYLPYSDYIADASNGFAPPPVANKPVTFSQQAQSFCHQYQQVTGRNLSLLTHQVLSQDPRPAYLQNSYEREHSIQLWDVNIRWHATPDDFHINYMEPVNNESDPSFTAR, from the coding sequence GTGGACAATGTAACCGAGTTTACGTTTAAACCCATCGGGATTATTCATTCTTGTTTTACCCAAAAATTTGGTATCCCACGCCAACCCGGTTTAGTTACTGCTGCCACTGCCGAACTGGAGTTACTCCCCCCCTTTAACCGCCGAGAATGCTTCAACGGCTTGGAAGTATTCTCTCATCTTTGGGTTTCATTTATATTTCACGAAACCTTAAGTGAAGGCTGGCGTCCTACCATTCGTCCACCACGCTTGGGGGGTAAAAAAAGAGTGGGGGTTTTTGCTTCACGCTCAACGCATCGCCCTAACCCTATTGGTTTATCTGTTGTAAAACTAAAAAGCATTTCTCAAGAAAGCGACAAGTTAAGCCTACAGTTAAGCGAAATAGACTTACTGGATGGCACACCCGTTATCGATATAAAGCCCTATCTGCCGTATAGTGACTATATTGCTGATGCCAGTAATGGCTTTGCCCCACCGCCAGTGGCTAATAAACCGGTGACCTTCAGTCAGCAGGCTCAATCATTCTGTCATCAATACCAACAAGTCACGGGGCGCAATCTGTCTTTATTAACCCACCAAGTACTTAGCCAAGATCCCAGGCCAGCCTATTTACAAAATAGTTATGAGCGTGAACACAGTATTCAACTATGGGATGTTAATATAAGATGGCATGCAACACCTGATGACTTTCATATCAACTATATGGAGCCTGTTAATAATGAAAGCGATCCAAGTTTCACAGCACGGTGA
- a CDS encoding NADPH:quinone reductase — MKAIQVSQHGDIDVLQLVEKELPTPGPEELVINLYAAGVNPVDTYIRAGVNNYTANFPYTPGKDGAGIVAAVGEAVSWFKPGDRVFCTNTGMGCYADTTICSQDHAYPLPDNLSFAQGACLGIPYGTAWLAIHQRAGAITGETILIHGASGGVGLAAIELGNAHGLTVIGTASTEPGTQAAYQQGADQVFNHYDQSHWQAIKEYTDNQGVDIILEMLANVNLGQDLPLLSKKGRVIIIGSRGEVSINPRDLMARNADIRGLALANASLDERQAMYNNIVELAKDGKINPVVHHSFSLEQAGQAHQQVLEKGAAGNIVLITRPE, encoded by the coding sequence ATGAAAGCGATCCAAGTTTCACAGCACGGTGATATTGATGTATTGCAACTGGTAGAAAAAGAATTACCGACACCAGGCCCAGAAGAGTTAGTCATTAATTTGTACGCGGCTGGCGTCAATCCTGTCGATACTTATATCAGGGCAGGTGTTAATAACTACACTGCGAATTTTCCTTATACACCCGGCAAAGATGGGGCAGGTATAGTCGCCGCAGTAGGCGAAGCCGTTTCCTGGTTTAAACCAGGTGATCGAGTATTTTGTACCAATACGGGTATGGGCTGTTATGCTGACACCACTATTTGCTCACAAGATCATGCTTACCCTTTGCCCGATAACCTTAGCTTTGCTCAAGGGGCTTGTCTGGGTATTCCTTATGGCACCGCCTGGCTAGCCATCCATCAGCGAGCTGGAGCAATAACCGGTGAAACCATACTAATCCACGGCGCGAGTGGTGGTGTTGGCTTAGCGGCAATTGAATTAGGCAATGCCCATGGTTTAACGGTAATAGGCACAGCCAGCACTGAGCCTGGTACACAAGCCGCCTATCAACAAGGGGCTGACCAAGTATTCAATCATTATGATCAAAGCCACTGGCAGGCCATTAAGGAATACACTGATAATCAAGGTGTAGATATTATTTTAGAAATGCTGGCTAATGTTAATTTGGGTCAAGACCTCCCCTTGCTCAGCAAAAAAGGGCGGGTGATTATTATTGGTAGTCGTGGCGAGGTGAGTATTAACCCAAGGGATCTAATGGCGCGCAATGCAGATATCAGAGGTTTAGCACTGGCCAATGCCAGTCTGGATGAACGACAAGCAATGTACAACAATATTGTTGAGTTGGCCAAAGATGGCAAAATTAACCCTGTCGTTCATCATAGCTTCTCGCTAGAGCAAGCGGGCCAAGCCCACCAACAAGTGCTGGAAAAAGGGGCGGCAGGGAATATCGTGTTAATAACAAGACCAGAGTAA
- a CDS encoding amino acid ABC transporter ATP-binding protein yields MLEVKGLTKAFAGKTVLSDIDLSVRAGETVAIIGPSGTGKSTLLRCLNWLEKPSAGTVTIDGVTVNSLSYTSNDVLALRRKTAFVFQQYALFKNKTALANIMEPLVAVQKRSKTEAKKTATDILAKVGLADKANAFPAQLSGGQQQRIGIGRALATQSPVILFDEPTSALDPEKVGEVLDLMKALAEQQQTMLVVTHEMQFARQVADRVLFMADGGIVEQGSPEQLFTNPQDSRTKDFLARVS; encoded by the coding sequence ATGCTTGAAGTAAAAGGTTTAACTAAGGCATTTGCAGGTAAAACCGTTTTGTCTGACATTGATCTCTCAGTCAGGGCGGGTGAGACGGTGGCTATTATTGGCCCTTCAGGTACGGGTAAATCCACCTTGTTACGCTGTTTGAACTGGCTGGAAAAACCATCAGCAGGAACAGTGACAATTGATGGTGTAACAGTCAACAGTCTTAGTTATACCTCTAATGATGTGTTAGCTTTGCGGCGTAAGACCGCTTTTGTATTTCAACAATATGCTTTGTTTAAAAATAAGACAGCACTGGCCAACATTATGGAACCACTGGTAGCGGTGCAAAAAAGATCCAAAACAGAGGCAAAAAAAACGGCTACGGACATATTAGCGAAGGTGGGGCTGGCAGATAAGGCAAATGCATTTCCAGCCCAGTTATCTGGCGGTCAACAACAGCGGATAGGTATTGGTCGAGCCCTTGCTACCCAAAGCCCAGTGATATTATTTGATGAGCCTACATCAGCACTTGACCCTGAAAAAGTAGGTGAAGTGCTGGATTTAATGAAAGCTTTAGCTGAGCAACAGCAAACCATGCTAGTTGTTACCCATGAAATGCAGTTTGCTCGTCAGGTGGCCGATCGGGTGTTATTTATGGCTGATGGTGGCATTGTTGAGCAAGGATCACCTGAGCAATTATTTACAAATCCCCAGGATTCCCGTACTAAAGATTTTTTGGCGCGAGTAAGTTAG
- a CDS encoding amino acid ABC transporter permease — protein sequence MNFDFYYLYDRLPVILNALDITLGMSIVAVLLSLGIGIVLALIKVFQLKGLTQLADFYISFFRGTPLLVQLFLLYYGLPQLVPAADMSGFAAAVIGLGLHFAAYMAESIRAAILSVENAQREAALSIGMTELQAMRRIILPQATRIATPPLMNNFIDLLKSTSLAFTLGVADIMAKAKLEAASSFKYFESFVLVALVYWLIVVLLTRCQQALENHLNKAY from the coding sequence ATGAATTTCGACTTTTATTATCTCTACGACCGACTTCCAGTTATCCTCAATGCATTGGACATTACTTTAGGGATGTCCATTGTTGCGGTTTTGTTATCACTGGGGATTGGTATCGTTCTCGCCTTGATAAAAGTCTTTCAGCTAAAAGGGTTAACCCAACTGGCTGACTTTTATATTTCTTTTTTTCGGGGCACACCATTATTAGTCCAGTTATTTTTGTTGTATTACGGGTTGCCTCAGCTAGTACCGGCAGCGGATATGTCTGGCTTTGCCGCCGCTGTGATTGGACTGGGATTACACTTTGCGGCTTATATGGCAGAGAGTATTCGTGCCGCTATTTTAAGTGTTGAGAACGCACAACGTGAGGCGGCATTAAGCATTGGTATGACAGAGCTGCAAGCGATGCGTCGAATAATATTGCCACAAGCTACTCGAATAGCGACTCCGCCACTAATGAATAACTTTATCGACTTACTCAAAAGCACTTCGCTGGCATTTACTTTGGGGGTGGCGGATATTATGGCAAAAGCCAAGCTAGAGGCAGCCAGCAGCTTTAAATATTTTGAAAGCTTTGTTCTTGTGGCATTGGTTTATTGGTTGATAGTGGTGTTGTTAACCCGTTGCCAGCAAGCGTTGGAAAATCATTTAAATAAAGCCTATTGA
- a CDS encoding amino acid ABC transporter substrate-binding protein: MKQFIGWLLSITVALTGLVGCSSSENEQAEANKIQAIKVGSSGSYYPFTFVEKGELQGFEIDLWNEIGKRVNQPIEFVTANFSGLFGMLEAGKIDTISNQITITEERNKKYQFSAPYVYDGAQVVVHENNTTIKSLTDLAGKKVAVNLGSNFEAILRNHDKQQQIEIISFDTGVEQNVVKGSSDAFVMDRVSVLALIKKSKLPLKLVGNPIEVIRNALPFPRNERGDALRQQVDEALVAMQQDGTLANISNKWFGMDITTQS; encoded by the coding sequence GTGAAACAATTTATAGGTTGGTTACTATCAATAACTGTCGCCTTAACAGGATTGGTTGGTTGCTCATCATCAGAAAATGAACAAGCTGAGGCGAATAAAATACAAGCCATTAAAGTGGGCAGTTCAGGTAGTTACTATCCCTTTACTTTTGTTGAAAAAGGTGAATTACAAGGCTTTGAAATTGACTTGTGGAATGAGATTGGTAAGCGAGTGAACCAACCTATTGAATTTGTGACTGCTAATTTCTCGGGCTTATTTGGTATGTTAGAGGCAGGAAAAATTGACACAATTTCAAATCAAATTACGATTACTGAAGAGCGTAATAAAAAGTACCAGTTTTCTGCTCCTTATGTTTACGATGGTGCCCAAGTAGTAGTCCATGAAAATAATACAACCATTAAGTCGCTTACTGACTTGGCTGGAAAAAAAGTAGCGGTTAATTTGGGGTCTAATTTTGAAGCGATTTTGCGCAATCATGACAAGCAGCAACAGATTGAAATTATCTCTTTTGATACTGGTGTCGAGCAGAATGTAGTTAAAGGCAGCTCAGATGCTTTTGTTATGGATAGGGTATCGGTATTGGCGTTAATTAAGAAATCTAAACTACCTTTAAAATTGGTGGGAAACCCTATTGAAGTTATTCGTAATGCATTGCCATTTCCACGCAATGAACGGGGTGATGCTTTACGTCAGCAAGTTGATGAAGCCTTGGTTGCCATGCAGCAGGATGGCACATTGGCAAACATTTCTAACAAATGGTTTGGCATGGATATTACCACGCAGTCATGA
- the udk gene encoding uridine kinase has protein sequence MAQNTILVGIAGASASGKSLLAQTLIKELQSEQVCVISEDSYYKDQSHLTMEERTKTNYDHPDSLDHELMIKHMQELKLGTTVPVPVYDYSIHNRRSETRAVKPTRVVLIEGILLLASPAVRNEFDLKFYMDTPLDICLLRRLQRDIISRGRDMDSVLKQYQETVRPMFMQFIEPSRQYADLIIPHGGRNRIAIDLIKTKIRSLIEKH, from the coding sequence ATGGCACAGAATACCATTCTTGTTGGCATTGCAGGCGCATCAGCCTCTGGCAAAAGTTTACTTGCTCAAACCTTAATCAAGGAACTTCAATCTGAGCAGGTTTGCGTGATTTCAGAGGACTCATACTACAAGGATCAAAGCCATCTGACCATGGAAGAGCGCACTAAAACCAACTATGACCACCCCGACTCACTTGATCATGAGTTAATGATCAAACATATGCAGGAGCTTAAGTTAGGCACAACCGTTCCGGTACCGGTGTACGACTACTCTATTCATAACCGCCGGTCAGAAACCCGAGCAGTAAAGCCAACACGAGTGGTACTTATCGAAGGTATTCTACTCCTTGCAAGCCCAGCAGTCAGAAACGAATTTGACTTAAAGTTTTATATGGATACCCCATTAGACATTTGTTTACTTCGCCGTTTGCAAAGAGACATCATTAGCCGCGGCCGAGACATGGACTCTGTTCTCAAACAATACCAAGAAACAGTTCGCCCCATGTTTATGCAGTTTATTGAACCTTCACGTCAGTATGCCGACTTGATCATTCCCCATGGCGGACGAAACCGGATTGCAATTGATTTAATTAAAACCAAAATTCGCTCTCTGATTGAAAAACACTAA
- a CDS encoding DUF3137 domain-containing protein produces the protein MKSVDQITAFYVEALVEGKGDFSARAKSLGQEFYHSIQKGLLYWLAAIIASALLLNSSNTILVTILLSAIVIGWYLRKDYLQLKQAFNTECYSAILPKVVQFADDSLQYEANQGITRHVFQDSKLVPGAFVRYQGQDYITGQWEGVHFEMSDVYAAVERKGIFHFLQTAFHGVCVIIDNDKSFPGHLVIRPKPNFMDEEDRQEYEAFYKPFNNINVGYAAFDRYFEVFSDCTEDVHQLLSSRMIMQMMSLRAKYGDNVYLVFNGNKIVIGINGLHVFDRSKNVYFDSFYSDDVVVWYSELMRACSLIYDVRLAIKS, from the coding sequence ATGAAGTCTGTAGATCAAATCACTGCCTTTTATGTAGAAGCATTAGTGGAAGGCAAAGGCGACTTTTCTGCAAGGGCTAAATCGCTGGGTCAGGAGTTTTATCATAGTATTCAGAAAGGGCTGCTCTATTGGCTGGCAGCTATTATTGCATCAGCATTATTACTGAATAGCAGCAATACTATTCTAGTTACCATTTTGTTATCAGCTATCGTGATTGGTTGGTATCTACGGAAAGATTATTTACAGCTTAAACAAGCTTTTAATACCGAGTGCTATTCGGCCATTTTACCCAAGGTGGTGCAGTTTGCTGATGACTCTTTGCAATACGAAGCTAATCAAGGGATTACTCGCCACGTCTTTCAGGATAGTAAGCTAGTACCAGGTGCTTTTGTTCGCTACCAAGGCCAGGATTACATCACTGGTCAGTGGGAAGGTGTCCACTTTGAAATGTCAGATGTTTATGCTGCAGTAGAGAGGAAAGGAATATTCCACTTTTTACAAACTGCTTTTCATGGTGTTTGTGTCATTATTGATAATGATAAAAGCTTTCCAGGGCACTTAGTGATACGACCCAAGCCTAACTTTATGGATGAAGAAGATCGTCAGGAGTATGAAGCGTTTTATAAGCCTTTTAATAACATTAATGTTGGGTATGCTGCCTTTGATCGGTATTTTGAAGTCTTCTCGGATTGCACTGAAGATGTTCACCAGTTATTGAGTTCTCGAATGATAATGCAGATGATGTCTTTGCGGGCAAAATATGGTGATAACGTTTATTTAGTATTTAATGGCAATAAGATTGTTATTGGTATTAATGGTTTGCATGTATTTGATCGGTCTAAGAATGTTTATTTTGACAGTTTTTATTCAGATGATGTAGTGGTTTGGTACAGTGAACTGATGCGAGCTTGTTCATTAATCTATGATGTTCGGTTAGCAATAAAGAGCTAA
- a CDS encoding Tim44 domain-containing protein — protein sequence MKHCITKFLILFTLLCTPAFYSYATPSPEASIANSDQSSGFQPLDGGFLASLLFKEPFHGLRVADVLLLLLLTAGLVFLLKYRADRLKRYLTPRPEPTINDESLASLSTTIQQDLATTESPTSHINKDKTIPFHISFKMKPTDPPKNDEPIATDDLTKIVDASADQKASDLAAHYAQFDLPKDLQPELFLDQAKILFKRIHQAWLAKDQQTLKHYTTPELFERLSLSLSAKEQTAIELLTVFADITSASNLGDLAMISVKFHGWSKAKANKEVEAYCEIWHLENLQQDSQWLITGIQSISGNLKFNNSADHSSLNSTEINQ from the coding sequence TTGAAACACTGTATTACTAAGTTTCTGATACTTTTCACCCTATTATGCACCCCAGCATTCTACAGCTATGCAACCCCTTCTCCGGAAGCTAGTATTGCTAACTCGGATCAATCTTCAGGTTTTCAGCCATTAGATGGTGGTTTTTTAGCCAGCTTACTATTTAAAGAGCCGTTCCATGGTCTTCGCGTTGCAGATGTTTTGCTACTGCTTCTACTTACTGCAGGTTTAGTCTTTTTATTAAAGTATCGAGCAGATCGACTCAAACGCTACCTAACCCCCAGGCCAGAGCCCACTATTAATGACGAAAGCCTAGCTTCACTATCAACAACTATCCAACAAGACCTGGCTACCACAGAGTCGCCAACATCACACATTAATAAAGATAAGACCATTCCTTTTCACATCAGCTTCAAAATGAAGCCAACTGATCCCCCCAAAAATGATGAACCTATCGCTACAGATGATTTAACAAAAATAGTCGACGCTTCAGCAGATCAAAAAGCGTCAGATTTAGCCGCTCACTATGCTCAGTTTGACCTACCTAAAGATTTACAACCAGAGTTGTTTTTAGATCAGGCAAAAATTTTATTTAAGCGCATTCATCAAGCATGGTTAGCTAAGGATCAGCAAACGCTAAAGCACTATACAACACCTGAGCTGTTTGAGCGCTTAAGTTTGTCACTTTCGGCTAAAGAGCAAACTGCAATTGAGTTACTTACTGTTTTTGCTGACATTACCAGCGCCAGTAATTTAGGTGACCTTGCGATGATTAGCGTGAAATTTCATGGCTGGTCAAAAGCAAAGGCTAATAAAGAAGTAGAGGCCTATTGCGAAATTTGGCATTTGGAAAACTTACAGCAGGACAGCCAATGGCTAATCACAGGGATTCAATCAATATCTGGCAATTTAAAGTTCAATAATAGTGCTGACCATTCTTCATTAAATAGTACAGAAATCAATCAATAA
- a CDS encoding sodium ion-translocating decarboxylase subunit beta, whose product MDKLLLLWQGSGLANLGLGQFAMIVIGFLLLFLAIRKNFEPLLLVPIGFGGILANIPEAGLAYSAVEQALHQASNMMANGAKQVEALIIVNKIAAALEQTGLTDPQAVLKAYYNAAPTLQSAAAGIAQNLGYNNGVLYQFYNVGIASGVFPLVIFMGVGAMTDFGPLLANPKTLFLGAAAQFGIFATIMGALGLTYLGWMDFSLADAAAIGIIGGADGPTAIYVSSILAPHLLGAIAVAAYSYMALVPLIQPPIMRALTTPKEREIKMVQLRHVSKREKIVFPLVLLVLVALLLPDAAPLLGMFCFGNLMRECGVVGRLSDTAQNALINTVTIFLGLSVGSKLVADKFLQAETMGILGLGVVAFCIGTATGVLMAKLMNKLSKTPINPLIGSAGVSAVPMAARVSNKLGLEANPQNFLLMHAMGPNVAGVIGSAVAAGVMIKYVSG is encoded by the coding sequence ATGGATAAACTTCTTCTCTTATGGCAGGGCTCAGGGTTGGCAAACCTTGGGCTTGGTCAGTTTGCCATGATCGTTATTGGGTTCTTATTGCTATTTTTAGCAATACGGAAAAACTTTGAACCGCTTTTGCTTGTCCCCATTGGTTTTGGTGGCATTTTGGCAAATATTCCTGAGGCTGGTTTGGCTTATTCCGCTGTGGAACAGGCATTGCACCAGGCCAGTAATATGATGGCAAATGGTGCAAAGCAAGTAGAAGCACTGATTATTGTCAATAAAATTGCGGCAGCACTGGAACAAACGGGTCTAACAGACCCTCAAGCTGTTCTAAAGGCCTATTATAATGCGGCGCCTACTTTGCAGTCGGCAGCGGCAGGTATTGCCCAAAACTTAGGATATAACAATGGTGTTTTATACCAGTTTTATAATGTAGGTATCGCTAGTGGTGTATTTCCCCTTGTGATATTTATGGGGGTAGGAGCAATGACAGATTTTGGACCATTGCTTGCCAACCCTAAAACGCTATTTTTAGGAGCAGCAGCACAGTTTGGTATCTTTGCCACAATAATGGGTGCTTTAGGTTTAACCTATTTAGGCTGGATGGACTTTTCATTGGCTGATGCAGCAGCAATAGGTATTATTGGTGGTGCAGATGGGCCGACAGCTATTTATGTATCCAGTATTTTAGCACCGCATTTGCTTGGGGCCATTGCTGTGGCGGCATACTCCTACATGGCATTGGTGCCGCTGATTCAGCCGCCAATCATGCGTGCTTTAACCACCCCGAAAGAGCGTGAAATAAAAATGGTGCAATTGCGCCATGTCTCTAAGCGTGAAAAAATTGTTTTCCCATTAGTACTATTAGTGTTAGTTGCATTGCTATTGCCAGATGCAGCGCCATTACTTGGGATGTTTTGTTTTGGTAATTTAATGCGTGAGTGTGGTGTGGTAGGTCGATTAAGTGATACAGCACAAAATGCATTGATTAATACCGTTACGATCTTTTTGGGCTTATCTGTTGGCTCTAAACTAGTTGCTGATAAGTTTTTACAAGCAGAAACCATGGGTATTTTAGGTTTGGGCGTTGTAGCTTTTTGTATTGGCACAGCTACGGGAGTGTTGATGGCTAAGTTAATGAACAAACTATCAAAAACGCCAATCAATCCATTAATTGGTTCTGCAGGGGTCTCAGCAGTGCCAATGGCTGCGCGGGTTTCGAATAAGCTTGGTTTGGAAGCAAACCCACAGAACTTTTTGTTAATGCATGCAATGGGGCCTAACGTTGCTGGTGTTATTGGCTCGGCAGTGGCTGCTGGAGTGATGATTAAATACGTATCAGGCTAG
- the oadA gene encoding sodium-extruding oxaloacetate decarboxylase subunit alpha, with protein sequence MTKNKKPLGITDVVLRDAHQSLFATRLRLEDMLPIAEKLDKVGFWSVESWGGATFDACIRYLGEDPWERIRQLKKAMPNTQQQMLLRGQNLLGYRHYADDVVERFVERAAYNGVDVFRVFDAMNDPRNLSTALKAVKKQGKHAQGTISYTTSPVHTTGMWVDLAKQIEDMGADSVAIKDMAGILTPYDAYDLVGRLKKSLTIPVHLHCHATAGLSPMTALKAIEAGVDNIDTAISSMSMTYGHSPTESIVAALQGTERDTGLDLSLLEEIAAYFRVVRKKYAKFEGALRGVDSRILIAQVPGGMLTNMESQLKEQGARDKFDEVLKEIPAVRKDLGHIPLVTPTSQIVGTQAVLNVLTGERYKSISKETAAILKGEYGAAPAEFNKELQQKVLEGADPITCRPADLLKPEVDKLTEELNQQAKEKGFSLAKESIDDVLTYALFPQVGLKFLQNRGNSDAFEPVPTGEDAVSAPVTKATVPAAGPEVYTVTVNGQAYVVEVAEGGEVANIASTPTSPGPAATAEGDGEPLLAPLAGNIWTVHVTPGQSVQEGDVLIILEAMKMETEIRAPKTGKVTAVMVKDGDSVAVGDALLKLK encoded by the coding sequence ATGACCAAGAACAAGAAACCATTAGGTATCACCGATGTTGTATTACGAGATGCGCATCAGTCTTTATTTGCCACCCGGCTGCGGTTGGAGGATATGTTGCCCATTGCTGAAAAGCTAGACAAAGTGGGCTTTTGGTCTGTTGAATCATGGGGCGGGGCCACCTTTGACGCCTGTATCCGGTATTTAGGCGAAGACCCTTGGGAGCGAATTAGGCAGTTAAAAAAAGCGATGCCAAATACGCAACAACAAATGCTGTTACGAGGGCAAAATTTGTTGGGATATCGCCATTATGCAGATGATGTTGTAGAGCGCTTTGTTGAGCGAGCTGCATATAATGGAGTTGATGTATTTCGGGTCTTTGATGCCATGAATGATCCCCGTAATTTATCAACAGCCCTGAAAGCAGTTAAAAAACAGGGAAAACATGCACAAGGAACAATTTCTTATACGACAAGTCCAGTGCATACCACTGGCATGTGGGTGGATTTGGCGAAACAAATAGAAGATATGGGTGCTGATTCGGTTGCGATCAAGGATATGGCCGGTATTTTAACACCTTACGATGCCTATGACCTGGTGGGCCGATTAAAGAAAAGCCTGACAATTCCTGTGCATTTGCACTGTCATGCAACAGCTGGCTTATCACCAATGACCGCACTGAAAGCCATAGAAGCAGGTGTTGATAATATTGATACAGCGATTTCTTCGATGAGTATGACCTATGGTCACTCACCAACAGAGTCGATTGTTGCTGCTTTACAAGGAACTGAACGAGATACAGGGTTAGACCTGAGCTTGCTGGAAGAAATTGCTGCTTACTTTCGGGTTGTTAGAAAAAAATATGCCAAATTTGAAGGGGCGCTTCGTGGCGTTGATTCTCGCATTTTAATTGCGCAGGTACCCGGAGGTATGTTGACCAATATGGAAAGCCAGCTAAAAGAGCAAGGGGCCCGGGATAAATTTGATGAAGTATTAAAAGAAATTCCAGCGGTGAGAAAAGACTTGGGTCATATCCCCTTAGTGACGCCTACTTCACAAATTGTGGGTACACAAGCAGTACTCAATGTTTTGACAGGTGAGCGCTATAAATCAATTTCTAAAGAAACGGCTGCCATCTTAAAAGGAGAGTATGGTGCAGCTCCTGCTGAATTTAACAAAGAGTTACAGCAAAAAGTATTAGAGGGTGCTGATCCTATCACTTGTCGTCCAGCTGATTTACTCAAACCTGAAGTGGATAAATTAACCGAAGAGCTCAATCAGCAAGCCAAAGAAAAAGGCTTTTCATTAGCAAAAGAGAGCATTGATGATGTATTAACTTATGCTTTGTTTCCGCAAGTGGGGCTGAAGTTTTTACAAAACCGTGGTAATTCTGATGCCTTTGAACCCGTGCCAACAGGAGAGGATGCTGTATCTGCTCCAGTAACTAAAGCAACTGTGCCAGCTGCTGGACCAGAGGTTTATACCGTTACAGTCAATGGTCAGGCCTATGTGGTTGAAGTGGCAGAAGGAGGGGAGGTTGCAAATATAGCCTCTACACCGACAAGTCCTGGGCCTGCTGCAACAGCTGAAGGGGATGGTGAGCCATTATTAGCACCATTAGCAGGCAATATTTGGACAGTGCATGTAACGCCGGGGCAGTCTGTTCAAGAAGGTGATGTACTGATTATTTTAGAGGCCATGAAAATGGAAACTGAAATACGAGCGCCAAAAACAGGAAAGGTCACCGCTGTCATGGTTAAAGATGGTGACTCTGTGGCTGTGGGTGATGCGCTGCTCAAGCTGAAGTAA